The following coding sequences are from one Petrotoga sibirica DSM 13575 window:
- a CDS encoding TetR/AcrR family transcriptional regulator: MAKRQKTTKKNTKYKIEVLIDLAKRELLNHGITNFNYEKVIYDAKLSKSTVYKKFGKKDEFIIFIIKSLLDDFFTPFKKYVDNFHTFHEVLEYLSNLNFDVQSLMKEYPIDDLFEHPHITSIINDYYYQRFGKVIIEKIAEFQNAGQIRKDIEAKYILEFLTSVTKGMGMMLKDHDFKEVIGNYTKLIETALAYKINSEKE, translated from the coding sequence ATGGCTAAAAGGCAAAAAACTACAAAAAAAAATACAAAATATAAAATTGAAGTTTTAATCGATTTGGCAAAGAGGGAACTACTCAATCACGGCATCACTAACTTCAATTATGAAAAGGTTATCTACGATGCCAAACTCAGCAAATCGACTGTTTATAAAAAGTTTGGAAAAAAGGATGAATTCATAATTTTTATTATTAAGAGTTTATTGGACGATTTCTTCACCCCTTTTAAAAAATACGTAGATAATTTTCACACTTTCCACGAAGTGCTTGAGTATCTATCAAACTTAAACTTCGATGTTCAATCTCTAATGAAAGAGTATCCTATAGATGATTTATTTGAACATCCTCACATTACTTCCATCATAAACGATTACTACTATCAACGTTTTGGTAAGGTAATCATAGAAAAGATTGCTGAGTTTCAAAATGCTGGACAAATAAGAAAGGATATCGAAGCTAAATACATCTTAGAATTTCTTACTTCTGTTACCAAAGGTATGGGTATGATGCTCAAAGACCATGATTTCAAAGAAGTTATAGGTAATTATACAAAGTTAATCGAAACCGCCTTAGCTTACAAAATAAATTCTGAAAAGGAGTGA
- a CDS encoding D-alanyl-D-alanine carboxypeptidase/D-alanyl-D-alanine-endopeptidase, protein MTVLSLTIFILVFFNVSTVVIAAPISSRVPIARDNEDSSKIQIIEPSKIVEPVPKPVPTIPPSNTITPQIQNELISKLETFQGFVGFELRDLGTIEVLFDYNSDKLFIPASNTKLITALVALESLGNNYKFETKIYHTGEISPHFRGNLYIKGYGDPVLTSLQYKELLKRATVDRGIKRIYGDIIFDYSFINEEGFGRGWMWDDPQPQIAAINIWQTSHESFKYKTNYEIKDYINFLTTLFLEEIGVEFRGEIRYEEVPSSANLIYSNYSPPLINIIQKMLETSDNQIAEQIFRNLGAIYGKGKIEDSESHFQKVIKETLGYETTDYVIKDGCGLSMYNMLSPKMISDTLFYLYSKYQSNLFDYLASPYEKSTLENRFNFEIYAKTGTLYYDSAISGIFKSKSGNYYLFSLMENNFPFDVLKVKEFENSIINYLYEHL, encoded by the coding sequence TTGACCGTCTTGAGTCTCACAATCTTTATTTTAGTTTTTTTTAATGTCAGTACAGTTGTCATAGCTGCTCCTATTTCGAGTAGGGTTCCAATTGCAAGAGATAATGAAGATTCCTCAAAAATACAAATAATAGAACCGTCTAAAATTGTTGAACCTGTACCCAAACCTGTTCCCACAATTCCACCTTCAAACACAATAACTCCCCAAATCCAAAATGAATTAATTTCAAAATTGGAAACTTTTCAAGGATTCGTTGGGTTTGAATTGAGAGATCTTGGCACCATTGAAGTTCTTTTCGACTACAATTCAGATAAATTATTCATCCCTGCCTCAAACACAAAATTAATTACCGCCCTCGTTGCCTTGGAAAGTCTAGGGAATAATTACAAATTTGAAACTAAAATATACCATACAGGGGAAATATCACCCCATTTCAGAGGAAATCTGTATATAAAAGGATATGGAGACCCCGTTTTAACTTCTTTACAATATAAAGAATTGCTAAAAAGGGCGACGGTAGATAGAGGAATAAAAAGGATATATGGTGATATTATTTTCGATTATTCTTTCATAAATGAAGAAGGTTTCGGGAGAGGCTGGATGTGGGATGACCCTCAACCACAAATAGCTGCAATTAATATTTGGCAAACAAGCCATGAATCTTTTAAATATAAAACAAATTATGAAATAAAAGATTACATAAACTTTCTCACGACATTATTCTTAGAAGAAATAGGTGTTGAATTTCGGGGAGAAATAAGGTATGAAGAAGTGCCTTCTAGCGCTAATCTTATATATTCTAATTATTCTCCACCTCTAATCAATATAATACAAAAAATGTTGGAAACAAGCGATAACCAGATAGCCGAACAGATTTTTAGAAATCTTGGCGCCATTTACGGTAAAGGGAAAATAGAAGATTCCGAAAGTCACTTTCAAAAAGTGATCAAAGAAACCTTAGGGTACGAAACAACCGACTATGTAATTAAAGATGGTTGTGGATTATCGATGTACAACATGTTATCTCCAAAGATGATATCAGATACATTATTTTATTTATATTCAAAGTATCAATCTAATTTGTTTGATTACTTAGCATCACCATACGAAAAAAGCACACTTGAAAATCGTTTTAACTTTGAAATTTATGCGAAAACTGGAACTTTATATTACGATTCTGCCATCAGTGGGATTTTCAAATCAAAAAGTGGAAATTATTACCTTTTCAGCTTAATGGAAAATAACTTTCCCTTTGATGTTTTGAAAGTGAAAGAGTTTGAAAATTCCATAATCAACTATCTCTATGAACACTTATAA
- a CDS encoding nucleotidyltransferase family protein, giving the protein MESLGLEEIIQTLRSLKKQIEENYKAEIIGIFGSYARREEKSDSDLDIIVRFEEGATLFDLAGLSIFLRKNLNVKVDVVSDRAIREELKDKILKEAILI; this is encoded by the coding sequence ATGGAAAGTTTAGGTTTGGAAGAAATAATTCAAACTCTAAGAAGCTTAAAGAAACAAATTGAGGAAAATTACAAAGCTGAAATTATAGGAATCTTTGGGTCTTACGCCCGAAGAGAAGAGAAAAGTGATAGTGACTTGGATATAATAGTTAGATTCGAAGAAGGAGCAACTTTGTTCGATTTAGCAGGATTATCAATTTTCTTACGGAAAAATCTGAATGTTAAAGTTGATGTTGTTTCAGATAGAGCTATAAGAGAAGAGTTAAAAGATAAAATATTAAAAGAAGCTATATTAATATGA